The Babylonia areolata isolate BAREFJ2019XMU chromosome 24, ASM4173473v1, whole genome shotgun sequence genomic interval CAAGAATCTTTCCCTGAAACAGCATGTTGCAAAAACATATCAGCTAGCATTCCATGAGCTCAAATGTATCTCTTCAATTTGTTCACTTTCTTAAAGAAGCAACCAAGACTCTAGTTTCTTCTTACATCCTTTCTTGTCTTGATTATTACAACTATGTTTTCATTGGCTGCCCTCAATCTGTCATTCAACCTCTTCAGCATATCCAGAACTCTGCTGCTAGGCTCATTTATAGATAATCTAGAAACCAACATTGCACTCCcctactttatttttctttccaatTGAACAAAGAATAAAATAGAAGCGCTCCTGTCTCTGCCTCAAACTTATCACAGgctctgctcctcagtatctTTCTTAACTTcgccatacatatatacattcccTACAGGACAGTTTGATCCTCTGCTGGCTCTTTCAGCTTCCTAATTTCACACTCAAAAAGCATGGCCAACGAGCCTTTTCTTTCTCAGCAGCTAAGCTCTGGAACTCTCTATCATCTCTGACAGTCATTTCCATGAGTCTTTCAGGTAAGGCCTGAAAATATACCTCTTTACTCATTACTGTGATTAAGGCCAATCACTTCCCACCATTAACTCACTCCCTACTTATTACTTGATGACAGGCGAGTGACTGAACCGCTATACACattctgacattcaaaaatttcCAAGCCTCACACAGCTGGGAATGGACAATGCTGAATGGGTCTGCTGTCTTGCCTTATTAGCATAGCAAAACATCAGACCACTGGTATtggccaatctttgcttgtcactGAGGTTTCAAGCTATTTTTTATTCCAACCTGGACTGAGTGATTGCACGTGTGACAATGGCCTCTGAGGGTCAAACAAGTTAGTCTCAACAGAGACAAGAAACCTGTGCTTTCAGCATACAAGATCAAAGGGATGGCTTTGATTTGGAAGTGGATGGAGAAAGGAGACTTATTTCAGACCATCAGAAGGAGGGCAATGTGTATTGGACAGTGAAACTGGTGTGAGTGacaggggaaagaggaggggcagtagatgtggcaagtgacaggcagttggaatggagagggtgattggtggtgaatatgctaatgaaccactggctgttgaaacagaggaagggtttgtttgattgatgtttcttttccaacacttccaccatacatggggcaagacacacacagacaaaagttacaaggcatgacagacccccccccccccctcctcccaacccctcaaGTTGAAGTAAGTTCACTTGCAGTTTGTAGAGGctcctattcattcatttacactCTAATGGGATTCGAAGAGTGTGATTTGTGGAAAACAATGCTTTTTTCATGAATAGTGCAGACTTCACCTGTACAAATTCTATACCTCCCTCACATGATTTTACAATGGTCATGAAAAATTATCATTTTTTACCCCCTGCTGTACAGAAAGCATTTTAGAAGTTAGAGTTATGAAACATTGTGTTGTCTTTATTTGATACCTGAGCGATTGTGTCTCCAAATTTCACGAGACTGTGTTTACtcgttatttttttaaacaattttttcaAAAAACCTATACGAACGCCCAGCGCACAGAGGAATGCGCGCTTACAAATTGCCCAGTAGGGATTGACTCAGTGAGTTAAGAATGTGCTTTTTTGCATCCAGACTGATAActtgattgtgatgtgtgtgcatgaagactgagagagggaggctTATACTAGGAAAGTGTAATTTGATTGGAATTATAACAAGCCTGTTATGATGGAGGATGAAATTACATGAGTATTAGGCATGAACGTACTAGTTGGCAATATTCAGAGCAGCGTAGCCACTAGACTTGCGACTTATGAGAGGGATAATGTAGTAGAATCATCATGGAGCCATTATTAAGGGACAGCACAAAACTTCATCCTCCGTCTAATAGACTCATTGATGTGTGTGGATTTTAAACATACTGATAAAAAATTGAGCATACATCAGGTGGAGGGAGGACCCCTTTCTTCTTGATAATGTTTTGCTAATTGGGCTTTGTCAAGTGCGCCTTAAAAGTGGGTTTGCATCACACGCAAAAAGGTGTCAGAAACTTTGTCCAGCAAAGATAGAGGTCCTAGTCAAatgatttacacaactttgcaggcTGTGCAGATGATTATATATGGCAGTGGTGATAAGATTTGCTCTCCTTTGCTCCTATTGTGATATGagctttctctttccttccctctttgttTAATTTTCACAcattgtttttgtggttgtttttcgcTCTGTCACATtactgtggttttttttggtttttttttttagtgtgtgtgtgtgtttgtgtgtgtgtgtgtgtcactgtgtgtgtgtgtgcgcgcgcgcgatccgCAAACATCCCACCGTACCCTATCATGATGGCCATGGAGACAGTAGGTGAGAGAGTTTTGCCAGTTTTTGTCATCAACAATGAACAACTGGCTTTTGAACAAAAACTGTTTACTACCGCAGAAAAAGTGTGTGGTCATGATAGAATGGACAGCGCTCAAAAGACTGGATCTCTGTGGAGGATATATCCTTGCaccagagagagcagagagaaactTCTAATCCAAGGCTTTACCCTTCATGGTGTGCACGTAAACATAAAAAGCCAAAACCCATTCGTCGCAAGAGACTTTACAGACAGAGTgttgaaggagagagaagaacagcCACTTGCAACAAAGCTCACCATCGGTAATGTGCCCCTGGCGTTCTCTGATGAGGAGCCGTTGCAAACTGTTAAAGAACTGGGAGTGTCTATTCGCTCCAAACTGattctggagagagacagagacaaacaaggcAAGTTGACACCCTGGAAGACAGGGAGACATTTCATTTACATTGGGGTACCAAATAAACCCCTCCAGAGAACTGTACAGATTGGTCCATTTAGGGCCAGTCTGTACCACAAAGAACAGAAGACTGCAGTGAAACAACAGCACTCTGAAAGTCATAACTGTCCAAAGGCCACAGAAGCTAGGACTGTAAAACCCGTTTAATGTAAAGAGTGTTACACTGATGGACACAAGGCAGGGGACCCTGAGTGCACCCTGCACGTAAGGGGTGAAAAATGCATTACGATCACAAAAGACAGTATTTTGTCTGACAgtgcaacagacaaacaaatatgaCGACAGCgcagacaaacaaaaatgaaacatcagcagtaaagaaaaaacacacgACAAGACTGACAGCAGTGACATCAGTGACCGTAGCAGACCACATGTCAAAAAGAGACGGACAACACTGAGCACATACAGACGGGACGGATCTGGATCAGTTAAACGCCCCCAATCCAAAAATGTCCCATTGTCCCCCTCCTCTCATACGGACAAAATCCTCAAGTTCGGAGAACGAAACGAAGTTGATTCTGACGAGACCATGTACTGCGAATCAACTGATCATATTGagtgacacccccacaccccacaccctctcctgTGCCAAATTTAATGGACCACGCTTTGTTTCATGGACTTTGATTACTGTCTTGTGAATTGAAATATCATATTGATTTATAATGGATGTGATTCGTGTTTTGTCTGTCGATGCCAGAAGCCTTAACACTTTGGTTGCTGATGTTGCTTTTTGGCACCCACTAGGGAGGCCCCTGGTGTCGCCAAAAGGCGACCAAAACAGGGTAGGTCATTCACAAACCAACCACTCTTATTTTGGGGAGGTTTGAAAGGCCATATTTTGTGCATGTGACCAGGGGAATCCCCTTCTATCGATCGACACCATTTTTTCAGTACTTCTGTAAGTTTTTGAGTGAATTTATTATAGTTTTATCCGCAACTTCGATCTTTTCATTTTCCAAAATGGCTGCATTGATGAGCAGACAACGCTACTTCACAACTGAGCAAGTTATAGAGCAACTGAGACTGCAGCCAGGCCAGCAAAATGAAGATTCGTCGAAGAATTCCGGTATGATGATGAAGTTTCATTGTCTAAGGggatagtgatagtggtggtgactgGGCACCGAGCCAAGTACCAAGTCGTGAGCATACGGGGCGAGGCCAAACGAGTGGAGCACGTGTTTCTGCTAAGGCCACCACATTAGCAGCTGTGAGTGACTGATAGTGAAGGGGAAGAGTGTGTTGTTCAAGTCACAGCGTCTGTTTCACGTCGgagaccaacaacacagcgtGGCTGTACGTGGGTCAAGCTCGACTACATGCCAACGACCAGGAGGGAGGGGGCATTCTACCAAGCCCTGATTTGTTTCAGTGGGTGTTGTACCACATGGATGATCCCTACTGTCCTGCAGAATGGCTTCCAAATTTTGATAAAAAAGACAAGtaagagatctgtgtgtgtgtgtgtgcgtgtgtgtgtgtgtgtgtgtgtgtttgtgtgtgtgtgtgtgtgtgtgtgctcacacatgtatgtcactgagagtgtgtgtgactaagattaggttgcacttattttttttttatatgaacagATCAATCAGAGGTGCACTGTTCATTCACTAGTAGCACAtataaaattatgtgtgcatTGTATCAGACATGTGTAGGACATTGAAGAGCAAGAGCAGTATGTTTATTTTCCACACACATATttcatgtctgtttttttttcttgtgaagatAATGGAGGTACACTGTATAAAGCAGTGCCAGTGTAAAAATATATGTTTTTGCTATTTGTGCACTTGTTTATGAGTATAATATCTTTTATTTGCAGTAGTTATCATTAGCTGATAATAAATCAGCTGTTATATAATTATTACTGAttgtatattactttttttttgctcatgtgtTTCAGGTGTCCTTGTCAACACTGACAACTTCCGTTCAGTGGACTTCTTTATGCTTTTCCTCCCAGAATCAGCATTCCAACTCATGGCTGACCAGTGTAATCTGTATGCAGAggagctgctgtcaggcatcactgAACTCAGTCAACATTCAAGGCTGAATGCTGCCAGAGACGTCACTGTCCCTGAGATGAAGGCATACACAGTACTTCAGATTGCGATGGGGCTGTGTTGTAAGCCTGAAATCGAGGACTACTGGCAGACATACTGGCTGCTCAGCCTGCCATTTGGAACCATAATGTGCAAGAAGCCATTGTGCTTTGAACTGTATCATACTGTGGAGGACTACAGGAAAGCAGCAGCAATCAAAATTCACGGTCTCAAACAGTGAAAAGTTCAGACCtgtgtacatatttgtatacatattttacctccattcatttattttctgattTTAGTAGTAGTTCAGTTTCATCAGATAGttgtaaaacatatatatatagttccaCCACAGTAAGATATTTCAAGTGAGTACACTGCAAATAAAAGATATTATACTCATAAACAAGTGCACAAATAGCAAAAACATAGATTTTTACACTGGCACTGCTTTATACAGTGTACCTCCATAATCTTCACAAGAGAAAAAAACGGACATGAAATTATGTGTGGTAAATAAACATACCTCTCTTGCTCTTCAATGTCCTACACTCAATCAAGTGAAGAGACAGAAATCATCATTTTTCTACAAAAAggaagttcattttgtgtgtttccCATGGATTATATTCTGGATTTCACCATTTCATGGGAAATATAGTTGTACTGAAGACTTCAGTTGgtgagtttgctttgttttcaccTGCATTATAGTGATATTTGTGTTGTAcctgtctttgtttatgtctgtaatGTGTCGAAGTGCAaaatttgtattgaaaaaaacaaacataataattaACACAAAAATCTAAATCTTTCACTTGTACAAACATCATTTATtgctccaaaaaacaacaattccATCATTCCTCttactttgaaaaaacaacaacaggaagtcatttggttcaaaaacaaaaaagttatagTAATTTGAAATCAGTGGTTGTAATTTCTTGCTCTTTCTTGAAAATCAGCTGGCGCCAGGGAGTGTTGCACTCTAAACttgctggcggtgaaagggttaaaaataaCATGACAAGAAAAGCATTGTTCAATTATTTTATAAGTCAGAAAATTGACATTGTATGTATTCAAGAATCTCACATAACCAAAAGTGACATCTAATGATCTAAAAATGGGAAAGACCATGTGGAAGGAAAATCATATATCAGGAGGGAATGAAACACAGCAGAGGGGAAATCATTTTAGTTTCAAAATAATTTTCTGGGGAAGTAAAAGTGGAAAAGAAACAAGATAGAATATTGATAGTATCCGTACATACGCAAGAACTAAACTTTATTGTTGTAAATATATGCGCACCAAATGACAGCATCTCAAAAGTCCGTTTCTTCAAACACTTATAGAATACCTTGACTCACTACACAGACAGTAAGctgctggttgttggtgattttaACTGCGCAATGGCTAGTGATGTCGACATCACAGCTGGTCACCCACATgcaaaaaaagaagttgaaaccTTTAAGAGTCTAGTAAAGAGCGCCTGTTTAACTGACGCGTGGAAAATGCTCCATGGCACAAAAAAAGGAATACACATGGTGTAAACAGCATCCCTTCACTGCACGGCGATTAGACTACAGTTTTGTAAATCAAGAATTGTTTACTTTGTGTTTCATGTGTGACATTATCACTGTTCCACACACCAACCATAAGCCGTTTTAACTGAACTAAATAATTCAGTTTACCAGAGGTCCAGGATATTGGCGTTTTGATAATCCTTAACTTAAAGACACTTATTTCTGAACACGTATGAACAATCTGTTAGATTAGTTCCTtggagaaaataacacacacacattgactgatCCATCAGGAAAATCAAAATAAGAGAGTTTTGCATAGAATATGGGAAGTTCAAAGCATGTAGAACGAAAAACCAAATAGTGGGACGACATTGTAGAATGAAAAACCAAATAGTGGATCTACAATGTCGTCTGAAGAAGTTAAACCAACtgttaaccagtagagtgcctgtaagacatcagctgacatcctacaaaaagtattgccattgtGCCTATAAGATGGCCACTGACGTCCCGCATATGTTCTGATTTATCCTTCagtggagtttggttcagttcacataaacagactctgaacagttagtttgatgtgtctggattataaaaatactatttaattacacatacttaaccgtgacccaactagtgcagactccggcaggggtctgacattcctgtcctgtgcaaactactatccgcctatgcggagcagacgaaactacggccgataacctcctggaagtaggtaacctcccctttgtcccgctggttagcgccctctttttccggcagccatcatgactcctgttcctgtgctcttcatacggctaagttttttcgtattttctgtctgtcgattctctggcgttcttgtttgttgtcaaattatgtctccaaccaggtcacataattatgtagcttgattggggaatcgtgctaaaattaaggcgcgatcgcaatcgattcgctgacactctgggccctctactcctggccctctaaacaacgccaacccgccgccttctccacttcctccgctccctccggtcgactccagaccttcgccacctcctacacctcctctg includes:
- the LOC143298491 gene encoding uncharacterized protein LOC143298491; the encoded protein is MPTTRREGAFYQALICFSGCCTTWMIPTVLQNGFQILIKKTSVLVNTDNFRSVDFFMLFLPESAFQLMADQCNLYAEELLSGITELSQHSRLNAARDVTVPEMKAYTVLQIAMGLCCKPEIEDYWQTYWLLSLPFGTIMCKKPLCFELYHTVEDYRKAAAIKIHGLKQ